In the genome of Raphanus sativus cultivar WK10039 chromosome 4, ASM80110v3, whole genome shotgun sequence, one region contains:
- the LOC108852421 gene encoding pectin acetylesterase 9 isoform X2, with protein MKTTRLLDLTAATVLLVYVGLSPPIVSGDPGRRVSMTLVRGAAALGAFCLDGSLPAYHLDRGFGAGSDNWLLQFEGGGWCNDVASCRDRSKTHRGSTRFMTKTAVFTGILSNNASLNPDFYNWNKVRLRYCDGASFAGDTQVGNGTSMLYFRGQRIWNAIILDLLPKGLAKADKALLTGCSAGGLSAFLHCDNFTSYLPKTADVKCMSDAGFFLDAIDVASNRTMRHFYNQLVSLQGVQKNLDPNCTRAFYPEPSLCFFPQYALRFIKTPMFILNSAYDVFQFHHGLVPPSADPTGRWNRCKVNVTACNPHQLDALQGFRTDMLGALMNFFRNSTRGGMFINSCFDHCQSALQETWLSPTSPRIHNMTIAKTVGDWYFGRGEDVKEIDCPYPCDKTCHNLIPASTTDSLAPNVPDRKSLGTGSQVFQNDLIS; from the exons ATGAAGACTACGCGGCTTCTCGATCTAACGGCGGCGACGGTTCTTCTCGTCTACGTGGGCCTATCTCCACCGATTGTTTCCGGCGACCCAGGGCGGCGTGTTAGCATGACATTAGTTCGAGGGGCCGCTGCTCTTGGTGCTT ttTGCTTGGACGGTAGCTTACCAGCTTATCACTTGGACAGAGGCTTCGGTGCTGGATCAGACAATTGGCTTTTGCAGTTTGAG GGAGGAGGATGGTGCAATGATGTAGCATCATGCAGGGATAGATCAAAGACCCATCGAGGCTCGACACGTTTTATGACCAAAACAGCCGTCTTCACTGGAATCTTGAGCAACAACGCTTCTTTAAATCCAG aTTTCTATAACTGGAACAAAGTTAGGCTGAGGTATTGCGATGGAGCTTCGTTTGCGGGAGATACACAAGTTGGCAACGGG ACGTCAATGCTTTATTTCAGAGGACAACGTATATGGAATGCCATCATTCTTGACCTTCTACCCAAAGGTTTAGCAAAAGCCGATAAG GCGCTTCTGACTGGCTGTTCAGCAGGTGGCTTGTCTGCTTTTTTGCATTGTGACAACTTCACGAGCTATCTACCAAAAACCGCAGACGTTAAGTGCATGAGCGACGCTGGATTCTTTCTTGACGC AATCGATGTAGCATCAAACCGGACAATGAGACATTTCTACAATCAGCTTGTGTCACTACAG GGTGTCCAAAAGAACCTCGATCCAAATTGCACACGTGCGTTCTATCCCGAACCATCTCTG TGCTTTTTCCCGCAATATGCATTGCGATTTATTAAAACGCCAATGTTCATCTTAAACTCAGCCTACGATGTATTCCAG TTCCATCATGGGTTGGTACCACCTTCTGCTGACCCCACCGGACGTTGGAACCGTTGCAAGGTTAATGTGACAGCATGTAATCCACACCAGCTCGATGCACTTCAAG GGTTTAGGACAGACATGTTGGGAGCATTAATGAATTTCTTCAGAAATTCTACGAGAGGAGGAATGTTTATAAACTCATGCTTCGATCATTGTCAGAGTGCTTTACAGGAAACTTGGCTCTCTCCCACTTCACCGAGGATCCACAATATG ACAATTGCTAAGACGGTCGGAGATTGGTATTTCGGGAGAGGAGAGGACGTGAAAGAAATAGATTGTCCATATCCGTGTGATAAAACATGCCATAATCTCATTCCAGCGTCTACTACAGATTCTTTG GCTCCCAATGTTCCAGATCGTAAATCTCTCG GTACAGGAAGCCAAGTATTTCAAAATGATCTTATATCGTGA
- the LOC108852421 gene encoding pectin acetylesterase 9 isoform X3, translating to MKTTRLLDLTAATVLLVYVGLSPPIVSGDPGRRVSMTLVRGAAALGAFCLDGSLPAYHLDRGFGAGSDNWLLQFEGGGWCNDVASCRDRSKTHRGSTRFMTKTAVFTGILSNNASLNPDFYNWNKVRLRYCDGASFAGDTQVGNGTSMLYFRGQRIWNAIILDLLPKGLAKADKALLTGCSAGGLSAFLHCDNFTSYLPKTADVKCMSDAGFFLDAIDVASNRTMRHFYNQLVSLQGVQKNLDPNCTRAFYPEPSLCFFPQYALRFIKTPMFILNSAYDVFQFHHGLVPPSADPTGRWNRCKVNVTACNPHQLDALQGFRTDMLGALMNFFRNSTRGGMFINSCFDHCQSALQETWLSPTSPRIHNMTIAKTVGDWYFGRGEDVKEIDCPYPCDKTCHNLIPASTTDSLVQEAKYFKMILYRDSRS from the exons ATGAAGACTACGCGGCTTCTCGATCTAACGGCGGCGACGGTTCTTCTCGTCTACGTGGGCCTATCTCCACCGATTGTTTCCGGCGACCCAGGGCGGCGTGTTAGCATGACATTAGTTCGAGGGGCCGCTGCTCTTGGTGCTT ttTGCTTGGACGGTAGCTTACCAGCTTATCACTTGGACAGAGGCTTCGGTGCTGGATCAGACAATTGGCTTTTGCAGTTTGAG GGAGGAGGATGGTGCAATGATGTAGCATCATGCAGGGATAGATCAAAGACCCATCGAGGCTCGACACGTTTTATGACCAAAACAGCCGTCTTCACTGGAATCTTGAGCAACAACGCTTCTTTAAATCCAG aTTTCTATAACTGGAACAAAGTTAGGCTGAGGTATTGCGATGGAGCTTCGTTTGCGGGAGATACACAAGTTGGCAACGGG ACGTCAATGCTTTATTTCAGAGGACAACGTATATGGAATGCCATCATTCTTGACCTTCTACCCAAAGGTTTAGCAAAAGCCGATAAG GCGCTTCTGACTGGCTGTTCAGCAGGTGGCTTGTCTGCTTTTTTGCATTGTGACAACTTCACGAGCTATCTACCAAAAACCGCAGACGTTAAGTGCATGAGCGACGCTGGATTCTTTCTTGACGC AATCGATGTAGCATCAAACCGGACAATGAGACATTTCTACAATCAGCTTGTGTCACTACAG GGTGTCCAAAAGAACCTCGATCCAAATTGCACACGTGCGTTCTATCCCGAACCATCTCTG TGCTTTTTCCCGCAATATGCATTGCGATTTATTAAAACGCCAATGTTCATCTTAAACTCAGCCTACGATGTATTCCAG TTCCATCATGGGTTGGTACCACCTTCTGCTGACCCCACCGGACGTTGGAACCGTTGCAAGGTTAATGTGACAGCATGTAATCCACACCAGCTCGATGCACTTCAAG GGTTTAGGACAGACATGTTGGGAGCATTAATGAATTTCTTCAGAAATTCTACGAGAGGAGGAATGTTTATAAACTCATGCTTCGATCATTGTCAGAGTGCTTTACAGGAAACTTGGCTCTCTCCCACTTCACCGAGGATCCACAATATG ACAATTGCTAAGACGGTCGGAGATTGGTATTTCGGGAGAGGAGAGGACGTGAAAGAAATAGATTGTCCATATCCGTGTGATAAAACATGCCATAATCTCATTCCAGCGTCTACTACAGATTCTTTG GTACAGGAAGCCAAGTATTTCAAAATGATCTTATATCGTGATAGTAGAAGTTGA
- the LOC108855297 gene encoding tubulin beta-8 chain: MREILHIQGGQCGNQIGAKFWEVVCAEHGIDSTGRYQGESDLQLERVNVYYNEASCGRFVPRAVLMDLEPGTMDSVRSGPYGQIFRPDNFVFGQSGAGNNWAKGHYTEGAELIDSVLDVVRKEAENCDCLQGFQVCHSLGGGTGSGMGTLLISKIREEYPDRMMLTFSVFPSPKVSDTVVEPYNATLSVHQLVENADECMVLDNEALYDICFRTLKLTTPSFGDLNHLISATMSGVTCCLRFPGQLNSDLRKLAVNLIPFPRLHFFMVGFAPLTSRGSQQYRALTVPELTQQMWDAKNMMCAADPRHGRYLTASAMFRGKMSTKEVDEQMINVQNKNSSYFVEWIPNNVKSTVCDIPPTGLKMASTFIGNSTSIQEMFRRVSEQFTAMFRRKAFLHWYTGEGMDEMEFTEAESNMNDLVSEYQQYQDATADDEEGYEYEEDEEEVQEEQ, translated from the exons ATGCGAGAGATTCTTCACATCCAAGGTGGACAGTGCGGGAACCAGATCGGCGCTAAGTTCTGGGAAGTAGTGTGCGCCGAGCACGGCATCGACTCGACGGGACGGTACCAAGGTGAAAGCGATTTGCAGCTCGAACGAGTCAATGTCTACTACAACGAAGCGAGCTGCGGGAGGTTCGTCCCACGCGCCGTCCTGATGGATCTCGAGCCGGGGACTATGGACAGTGTCAGATCGGGTCCGTACGGTCAGATCTTCCGTCCTGATAACTTCGTCTTCGGCCAATCCGGCGCCGGTAACAACTGGGCCAAAGGACACTACACGGAAGGTGCTGAGCTCATTGATTCCGTTCTCGACGTTGTCCGCAAAGAGGCCGAGAACTGTGACTGCTTGCAAG GATTCCAAGTGTGTCACTCATTGGGAGGAGGAACTGGATCTGGGATGGGGACTTTGCTGATCTCGAAGATCAGGGAGGAGTATCCTGACAGGATGATGTTGACGTTCTCTGTGTTCCCGTCGCCTAAAGTGTCTGACACTGTTGTTGAGCCTTACAATGCAACTCTCTCTGTCCATCAGCTTGTGGAGAATGCGGATGAGTGTATGGTTCTTGACAACGAAGCTCTCTATGATATTTGCTTCAGAACTCTCAAGCTCACCACTCCTAGTT TTGGAGACTTGAACCATCTCATCTCTGCCACCATGAGTGGTGTCACTTGCTGCCTACGTTTCCCTGGTCAGCTAAACTCTGACCTGCGCAAGCTTGCGGTGAACTTAATCCCATTCCCTCGTCTCCACTTCTTCATGGTGGGATTCGCACCTCTCACATCACGTGGATCGCAGCAGTACAGAGCCTTGACCGTCCCTGAGCTGACCCAACAGATGTGGGACGCTAAGAACATGATGTGCGCAGCTGACCCGCGTCACGGCAGGTACCTGACTGCATCAGCCATGTTCAGAGGCAAAATGAGCACCAAAGAAGTCGACGAGCAGATGATCAACGTTCAGAACAAGAACTCATCCTACTTCGTCGAGTGGATCCCCAACAATGTGAAATCAACCGTGTGTGACATTCCACCGACGGGTCTGAAAATGGCTTCCACTTTCATTGGAAACTCGACTTCGATCCAGGAGATGTTCAGGCGTGTGAGCGAGCAGTTCACTGCCATGTTCAGAAGGAAGGCTTTCTTGCATTGGTACACAGGTGAAGGAATGGACGAGATGGAGTTCACGGAGGCAGAGAGCAACATGAACGATTTGGTGTCGGAGTATCAACAGTACCAAGATGCCACGGCTGATGATGAAGAAGGGTATGAgtatgaagaagatgaagaggaagtcCAGGAGGAGCAATGA
- the LOC108852421 gene encoding pectin acetylesterase 9 isoform X1: MKTTRLLDLTAATVLLVYVGLSPPIVSGDPGRRVSMTLVRGAAALGAFCLDGSLPAYHLDRGFGAGSDNWLLQFEGGGWCNDVASCRDRSKTHRGSTRFMTKTAVFTGILSNNASLNPDFYNWNKVRLRYCDGASFAGDTQVGNGTSMLYFRGQRIWNAIILDLLPKGLAKADKALLTGCSAGGLSAFLHCDNFTSYLPKTADVKCMSDAGFFLDAIDVASNRTMRHFYNQLVSLQGVQKNLDPNCTRAFYPEPSLCFFPQYALRFIKTPMFILNSAYDVFQFHHGLVPPSADPTGRWNRCKVNVTACNPHQLDALQGFRTDMLGALMNFFRNSTRGGMFINSCFDHCQSALQETWLSPTSPRIHNMTIAKTVGDWYFGRGEDVKEIDCPYPCDKTCHNLIPASTTDSLAPNVPDRKSLGTQLSPFSLAFFTFIFYV, encoded by the exons ATGAAGACTACGCGGCTTCTCGATCTAACGGCGGCGACGGTTCTTCTCGTCTACGTGGGCCTATCTCCACCGATTGTTTCCGGCGACCCAGGGCGGCGTGTTAGCATGACATTAGTTCGAGGGGCCGCTGCTCTTGGTGCTT ttTGCTTGGACGGTAGCTTACCAGCTTATCACTTGGACAGAGGCTTCGGTGCTGGATCAGACAATTGGCTTTTGCAGTTTGAG GGAGGAGGATGGTGCAATGATGTAGCATCATGCAGGGATAGATCAAAGACCCATCGAGGCTCGACACGTTTTATGACCAAAACAGCCGTCTTCACTGGAATCTTGAGCAACAACGCTTCTTTAAATCCAG aTTTCTATAACTGGAACAAAGTTAGGCTGAGGTATTGCGATGGAGCTTCGTTTGCGGGAGATACACAAGTTGGCAACGGG ACGTCAATGCTTTATTTCAGAGGACAACGTATATGGAATGCCATCATTCTTGACCTTCTACCCAAAGGTTTAGCAAAAGCCGATAAG GCGCTTCTGACTGGCTGTTCAGCAGGTGGCTTGTCTGCTTTTTTGCATTGTGACAACTTCACGAGCTATCTACCAAAAACCGCAGACGTTAAGTGCATGAGCGACGCTGGATTCTTTCTTGACGC AATCGATGTAGCATCAAACCGGACAATGAGACATTTCTACAATCAGCTTGTGTCACTACAG GGTGTCCAAAAGAACCTCGATCCAAATTGCACACGTGCGTTCTATCCCGAACCATCTCTG TGCTTTTTCCCGCAATATGCATTGCGATTTATTAAAACGCCAATGTTCATCTTAAACTCAGCCTACGATGTATTCCAG TTCCATCATGGGTTGGTACCACCTTCTGCTGACCCCACCGGACGTTGGAACCGTTGCAAGGTTAATGTGACAGCATGTAATCCACACCAGCTCGATGCACTTCAAG GGTTTAGGACAGACATGTTGGGAGCATTAATGAATTTCTTCAGAAATTCTACGAGAGGAGGAATGTTTATAAACTCATGCTTCGATCATTGTCAGAGTGCTTTACAGGAAACTTGGCTCTCTCCCACTTCACCGAGGATCCACAATATG ACAATTGCTAAGACGGTCGGAGATTGGTATTTCGGGAGAGGAGAGGACGTGAAAGAAATAGATTGTCCATATCCGTGTGATAAAACATGCCATAATCTCATTCCAGCGTCTACTACAGATTCTTTG GCTCCCAATGTTCCAGATCGTAAATCTCTCGGTACACAATTGTCTCCTTTTTCCCTggctttttttacttttatcttttatgtttaA